One region of Rhodocaloribacter litoris genomic DNA includes:
- the aroC gene encoding chorismate synthase has translation MIRYLTAGESHGEALIGIVEGVPAGVPLTAADIDEHLARRWLGFGRGGRARFEHDHVHIYSGVRFSKTMGSPIALRIDNAAYHRDRSGWPEVMAVEGTGEGVEPVTLPRPGHADLVGVQKYGFTDIRPVIERSSARETAMRVACCSVARQFLKHLGIEVGSHVVRIGEVGYERPEDWRERVETLLAGGAEALYRAADASEVRMLDPDLSARCIEHIRATKKAGDALGGIYEVVVTGVPPGLGSYVQWDRRLDGQLAQAILSIQAQKAVEVGDGVAAAYRPGSRVHDPIVLENGRLTRRSNHAGGVEGGVSNGMPVIVRGYMKPIPTLIKPLDTVDIATGTAQPTRYERSDVTSVPAASTVAEATVALVIANAVLEKYGGDSLEEIRARMA, from the coding sequence TTGATCCGTTATCTGACCGCAGGCGAATCGCATGGAGAAGCCCTCATCGGCATCGTTGAAGGGGTGCCGGCGGGGGTTCCGCTCACCGCTGCCGACATCGATGAACACCTGGCGCGGCGCTGGCTCGGCTTTGGCCGCGGGGGCCGGGCCCGGTTCGAGCATGACCACGTCCATATCTACTCCGGCGTCCGGTTTTCGAAGACGATGGGAAGTCCCATCGCCCTTCGTATCGACAATGCGGCATATCACCGGGACCGCTCCGGCTGGCCGGAGGTGATGGCCGTCGAGGGGACGGGGGAGGGGGTCGAGCCGGTTACGCTGCCCCGCCCGGGCCATGCGGACCTCGTGGGTGTGCAGAAGTATGGCTTCACGGACATTCGCCCGGTCATCGAGCGGTCGAGTGCCCGCGAGACGGCCATGCGGGTGGCCTGTTGCTCGGTGGCCCGGCAGTTCCTCAAACACCTCGGCATCGAGGTGGGCAGCCACGTCGTGCGTATCGGTGAGGTGGGCTATGAGCGACCCGAGGACTGGCGGGAGCGCGTTGAAACCCTGCTGGCCGGCGGTGCCGAAGCCCTCTACCGCGCCGCCGACGCCAGCGAGGTGCGCATGCTCGACCCCGACCTCTCGGCCCGCTGCATCGAGCACATCCGGGCCACGAAGAAGGCGGGGGATGCCCTGGGAGGGATCTACGAAGTGGTCGTCACCGGGGTGCCGCCGGGGCTGGGATCCTACGTGCAATGGGACCGCCGCCTGGACGGGCAACTCGCCCAGGCCATCCTCTCGATCCAGGCGCAAAAAGCCGTGGAGGTGGGCGACGGGGTGGCGGCGGCCTACCGGCCCGGCTCCCGGGTGCACGACCCTATCGTCCTGGAAAACGGGCGCCTCACCCGCCGGAGCAACCACGCCGGCGGGGTCGAAGGGGGCGTCTCGAACGGGATGCCCGTCATCGTGCGGGGCTACATGAAGCCGATCCCTACCCTCATCAAACCGCTCGACACGGTGGACATCGCCACCGGCACCGCACAGCCGACCCGCTACGAGCGCAGCGACGTGACCAGCGTGCCCGCCGCTTCCACCGTCGCCGAGGCGACCGTGGCCCTCGTCATCGCCAACGCCGTGCTCGAGAAATACGGCGGGGACAGCCTGGAGGAGATCCGGGCACGGATGGCGTAG
- a CDS encoding trypsin-like peptidase domain-containing protein, which yields MEGSRRVRLPLLLAGIGLVLIGLLAGILVMLVVMNDRLPEPARPAVVERVELGSRSPGARYLPADSSAPVVAADARTLNRLFKEVARRVTPAVVYIQVEAREDGSERWFHNFDERFGRRSPRQSVGSGVIISPQGYVVTNNHVVSGADRITVTLSDKRQYEATIVGTDPNTDLAVLQIDPGSSELPVIALGNSDEVEVGEWVLAVGNPFRLTSTVTAGIISALGRQVNIIEDSFGIEDFIQTDAAINPGNSGGALVNLAGELVGISTAIATESGSYEGYGFAVPVNLVERVVSDLIAFGEVQRGYLGVEISPVDARRARALGMEHIQGVFLSRVWRGLAADRAGLRTGDVVLSIDGHEVNAPNELQSAVARRRPGDRLDIVVWRNGTRARFNVELLGRDDPVFENWVSELERQSVPPELAPAPPPGETQHEVTELAPWGLGVRELGARERYVFNVEDGLYLAYVTHGSVAAAAGLPRDVVLLDVDDRPVASVAEAREAFAQAAERGEPVLLRVLRRDGVTAFFELDVPEGH from the coding sequence ATGGAAGGATCGCGTCGCGTTCGTCTACCCCTGTTGCTGGCCGGGATCGGTCTGGTGCTGATCGGGTTGCTGGCAGGCATCCTGGTGATGCTCGTCGTGATGAACGACCGGTTGCCGGAGCCGGCCCGTCCGGCCGTGGTCGAGCGGGTCGAGCTGGGGAGCCGGTCGCCGGGGGCGCGTTACCTGCCGGCGGACTCCAGCGCGCCGGTGGTCGCCGCGGACGCCCGCACGCTGAACCGGCTCTTCAAGGAGGTGGCACGCCGGGTCACGCCTGCCGTCGTCTACATTCAGGTGGAGGCCCGCGAAGACGGTAGCGAGCGCTGGTTCCACAACTTCGACGAGCGTTTCGGCCGGCGCAGCCCGCGCCAGAGTGTGGGCAGCGGGGTCATCATCAGCCCGCAGGGCTACGTGGTCACGAACAACCATGTCGTCAGCGGGGCCGACCGCATCACGGTGACCCTGTCGGACAAGCGGCAGTACGAAGCCACCATCGTGGGGACGGATCCGAACACGGACCTGGCCGTCCTGCAGATCGATCCGGGATCGAGTGAGCTGCCCGTGATCGCCCTGGGCAACTCGGACGAGGTGGAGGTGGGCGAATGGGTGCTGGCCGTCGGTAACCCCTTCCGCCTGACCTCGACTGTCACGGCCGGCATCATCAGCGCCCTCGGGCGGCAGGTCAACATCATCGAGGACAGCTTCGGGATCGAGGACTTCATCCAGACCGACGCGGCGATCAACCCGGGCAATTCCGGCGGCGCGCTCGTCAACCTGGCCGGGGAACTGGTCGGGATCAGCACGGCCATCGCCACCGAGAGCGGCTCCTATGAAGGCTACGGTTTCGCCGTGCCGGTCAACCTCGTGGAGCGGGTCGTGAGTGACCTGATCGCCTTCGGGGAGGTGCAGCGCGGCTACCTGGGGGTCGAGATCAGTCCCGTCGATGCCCGGCGGGCCCGGGCCCTGGGTATGGAACACATCCAGGGGGTTTTCCTGAGCCGGGTCTGGCGCGGCCTGGCCGCCGATCGGGCCGGCCTGCGCACCGGCGACGTCGTGCTCTCCATCGACGGCCACGAGGTCAATGCCCCGAACGAGTTGCAGAGCGCCGTGGCCCGCCGCCGCCCCGGCGACCGGCTCGACATCGTCGTATGGCGTAACGGCACGCGCGCCCGCTTCAACGTCGAGTTGCTCGGCCGCGACGACCCGGTCTTCGAGAACTGGGTCAGCGAACTCGAGCGCCAGAGCGTGCCGCCGGAACTCGCGCCGGCGCCGCCCCCCGGCGAGACGCAGCACGAGGTGACCGAACTGGCTCCCTGGGGGCTGGGCGTGCGGGAACTCGGTGCCCGCGAGCGCTACGTCTTCAACGTGGAGGACGGCCTCTATCTGGCCTACGTGACGCACGGCAGCGTGGCCGCCGCCGCCGGCCTCCCCCGCGACGTGGTCCTCCTCGACGTCGACGACCGGCCCGTGGCGTCCGTCGCCGAGGCCCGCGAGGCGTTTGCACAGGCTGCCGAACGCGGCGAGCCCGTCCTCCTGCGCGTCCTCCGGCGCGACGGCGTGACGGCCTTCTTCGAGCTGGACGTGCCGGAGGGGCATTGA
- a CDS encoding lysophospholipid acyltransferase family protein, which produces MRRLWRLLRFTVSILSRTGWLWLSVRFVPEARRPLYRARVQQRACRVFCCILGVRVTVRGTLPRHHAVLAVSNHLGLLDPWILASQMPLAFVAKAEMARWPVVGWICRTVGIIFVERERRMATKAFVEQVQSRLREGVRVLVFPEGTTTRGDAVLLPFKTGGFEAVAGMEEAVVLPLYLHVDAVDGRPAAGALRRRVAWSDPAEPMLRHAWSLLGVREVHVELRVGVPIPTAGQDRKALARQAYAAVRALAGDAHPAPPVASPSEGAGSRAGVRRPA; this is translated from the coding sequence ATGCGACGTCTCTGGCGGCTCCTACGGTTTACCGTGTCCATCCTGAGCCGGACGGGATGGCTCTGGCTGTCGGTGCGCTTCGTGCCCGAGGCCCGGCGCCCGCTCTACCGGGCCCGGGTGCAACAGCGTGCCTGCCGGGTCTTCTGCTGTATCCTCGGCGTGCGTGTGACGGTGCGGGGCACCCTGCCCCGGCACCACGCCGTGCTGGCCGTCAGCAACCACCTCGGCCTGCTGGATCCCTGGATCCTGGCCTCGCAGATGCCCCTTGCCTTTGTGGCCAAGGCCGAAATGGCGCGCTGGCCCGTGGTCGGGTGGATCTGCCGGACCGTGGGCATTATCTTCGTCGAACGGGAGCGGCGCATGGCGACGAAGGCGTTCGTCGAACAGGTACAGAGCCGGTTGCGCGAGGGGGTGCGGGTGCTCGTTTTTCCCGAGGGGACCACGACGCGGGGCGATGCCGTTCTCCTGCCCTTCAAGACGGGGGGGTTCGAGGCCGTAGCCGGTATGGAGGAGGCCGTCGTGCTGCCGCTTTACCTGCATGTGGACGCGGTGGACGGCCGCCCCGCCGCGGGGGCGTTGCGGCGGCGCGTCGCCTGGTCCGATCCCGCGGAACCGATGTTGAGGCATGCCTGGTCGCTGCTCGGTGTGCGGGAGGTGCACGTGGAGCTGCGCGTGGGTGTGCCGATCCCGACGGCCGGGCAGGATCGCAAGGCGCTCGCCCGGCAGGCCTATGCGGCGGTGCGGGCCCTGGCCGGAGACGCCCACCCGGCCCCGCCGGTGGCTTCCCCATCCGAGGGCGCCGGTTCGCGGGCGGGGGTTCGCCGGCCGGCGTGA
- a CDS encoding amidohydrolase: MLLVAMGACDPVVPEVADTIYTRAQVWTGVPGAPPAEALAVKGDRLLAVGTAAEVEAFRGPRTRVVDLGGRFVMPGFIDNHVHFLGGGFQLAGVDLRTAASPEAFRRRLADFARTVPPGRWITGGDWDHEAWGGELPRREWIDAVTPDNPVFVSRLDGHMALANTPALERAGITRDTPDPAGGTIVRDPATGEPTGILKDAAMDLVFAVIPPPSEEELDEALERAMAHAVALGVTQVHDMGTYGGWTDLATYRRAHARGALKLRLYAFVPLADAARLAAYVDAHGRGDDWLRWGGLKGFVDGSLGSTTAWFYAPYDDAPETTGLLVTDSTALRARILQADAAGLHVAVHAIGDRANDWLLDVYAGAARTNGPRDRRFRIEHAQHLTRDALPRFARQGVIPSMQPYHAIDDGRWAEKRIGPERIRTTYAFRSLLDAGAPLTFGSDWTVAPLNPLEGVYAAVTRRTLDGAHPEGWVPEEKVTVEEALQAYTAANAYAGFQEDRLGRLAPGYLADFIVLSENLFTLEPEAIRAVRVLRTVVGGEEQFVAE; encoded by the coding sequence ATGCTGTTGGTAGCTATGGGAGCCTGTGATCCGGTCGTGCCCGAGGTGGCCGACACCATCTACACGCGTGCGCAGGTCTGGACGGGTGTGCCCGGTGCGCCGCCGGCCGAGGCGCTGGCGGTGAAAGGGGACCGGCTGCTGGCCGTCGGGACGGCGGCCGAGGTCGAGGCCTTTCGGGGGCCACGGACGCGCGTGGTCGACCTCGGCGGGCGCTTCGTCATGCCGGGCTTCATCGACAACCACGTGCACTTCCTCGGCGGCGGCTTCCAGCTGGCGGGCGTGGACCTGCGCACGGCCGCCTCGCCCGAGGCGTTCCGCCGCCGTCTGGCCGACTTTGCCCGCACGGTGCCGCCCGGCCGGTGGATCACCGGGGGCGACTGGGACCACGAGGCCTGGGGCGGCGAGCTGCCCCGCCGCGAATGGATCGACGCGGTCACCCCCGACAACCCGGTCTTCGTCAGCCGCCTCGACGGCCACATGGCCCTGGCCAACACGCCGGCGCTCGAGCGGGCCGGCATCACCCGCGACACGCCCGACCCCGCCGGCGGCACCATCGTGCGCGACCCGGCCACGGGCGAGCCGACCGGCATCCTGAAGGATGCCGCCATGGACCTCGTCTTCGCCGTCATCCCGCCCCCTTCGGAGGAGGAGCTGGACGAAGCGCTCGAACGGGCCATGGCGCACGCCGTCGCCCTCGGTGTGACGCAGGTGCACGACATGGGGACCTACGGCGGGTGGACCGACCTGGCGACCTACCGCCGGGCGCACGCCCGCGGCGCGCTGAAGCTGCGTCTCTACGCCTTCGTGCCGCTGGCCGACGCGGCCCGCCTGGCCGCCTACGTCGACGCGCACGGGCGGGGCGACGACTGGCTCCGCTGGGGCGGCCTCAAGGGGTTCGTCGACGGCTCCCTCGGCTCGACGACCGCCTGGTTCTATGCGCCCTATGACGACGCCCCGGAGACGACCGGCCTGCTCGTCACGGACAGCACCGCCCTGCGCGCGCGCATCCTCCAGGCCGACGCCGCCGGCCTGCACGTGGCCGTCCACGCCATCGGCGACCGCGCCAACGACTGGCTGCTGGACGTCTACGCCGGGGCGGCGCGCACCAACGGCCCCCGTGACCGGCGCTTCCGCATCGAACATGCGCAGCACCTCACCCGCGACGCCCTCCCTCGCTTCGCCCGGCAGGGCGTCATCCCGTCCATGCAGCCCTACCACGCCATCGACGACGGGCGCTGGGCCGAGAAGCGCATCGGCCCCGAACGGATCCGGACGACGTACGCCTTCCGCAGCCTGCTCGACGCCGGCGCCCCGCTGACCTTCGGCTCCGACTGGACCGTCGCGCCGCTGAACCCGCTCGAAGGCGTCTATGCGGCCGTCACCCGGCGCACGCTCGACGGGGCCCACCCGGAGGGCTGGGTGCCGGAGGAAAAGGTCACCGTCGAGGAGGCGCTGCAGGCGTATACGGCTGCCAACGCCTACGCCGGCTTCCAGGAAGACCGTCTCGGCCGGCTGGCGCCCGGCTACCTGGCCGATTTCATCGTGCTTTCCGAGAACCTGTTCACCCTCGAGCCGGAGGCGATCCGGGCGGTGCGTGTCCTCCGCACGGTCGTCGGCGGGGAGGAACAATTCGTCGCCGAGTGA
- a CDS encoding ATP-binding protein, with amino-acid sequence MHHRMRIHRSHLGWLLFVLCLPFPGRAQHPAAFHEGGLPLPHYTVHFSPDEYGAYHQNWAVVQDGRGIVYVGNNDGVLEYDGVRWRLIRTGSVVRSLAVGVDGRIYAGLKGDFGYLAPDSLGVPGFVSLLPEVDPAARDFKDVWGTHATPDGIYFQTNAYLFRWDGVQLRRWSTSTSFHTSFSVRGRLFVREAGVGLEEVAGDALRPVPDGERFKEVRVYAMLPYEADRILVATREAGLFLYDGQAFRPFATEADPFLEKYSVYHGAALPGGRFALATLGGGVLVIDRGGRLVSVLAPPHELPDNVVNFVYADAEGGLWAALNNSGIARVAYAGIVTQYDRRLGLAGAVYDVRRHQGRLYVATGGMPGVYALESRPLGRRLEGERSAFVPVENVPRAWSLLSLDSTLFVGSGEGIYQLRNGEGVLFSDRSPANVIVTSRLHDGVIYVGRRDRLDLLRHTDAGWVLTPVPGVTDEVRQIVEEADGTLWIGTRSRGVLRLRFTQGLGAPPVQEKFGVEGGLVEQNLRVAEVGGRALFFSDKSRGVYRFGTTSPATAGATPHRGFYPDPILSPLVEAAGDTLKAVAEDADGNVWLAYTSRMDVARPAEGGQYRVESIPALHFPKGDVEVIYTEPGVLWLGSGEILYRYLLLPEDAGSEPFKVLVRRVSVSDTEELLYAGAWGPGDAATSSALHLAFEDNDLAFEVAAPVFTRSEEIVYRYRLEGYDTGWSAWTPEARRTYRNLEEGGYRLHVQARDALGRLSAETVYPFVVRPPWFRTWWAYSLYALAVFSLLFFAWKYVQMVKIKRLAEEQAKQLAQEAEVRRKLEEANAQLQVANERLRQANKLKDEFLATTSHELRTPLTAILGFTEVLKYELPEDAPYREFLGIIEESGNRLMQTLTSLLEIAKLRAGVMEVQRHPVDLARHAAEVVRMFSEAARKKGLELALVPPPEPVYALLDEAAFERVLSNLVSNAVKFTEKGSVTVAFSRDAEWVHVHVQDTGIGISEAFLPHLFEEFRQESDGLSRSHEGTGLGLAITAKLVELMDGKISVQSKKGEGSCFTVSFRACASLTPERVPARGAVAGGRSVGSTPV; translated from the coding sequence ATGCACCACCGTATGCGGATTCATCGCTCACATCTGGGATGGCTACTCTTCGTGCTGTGCCTGCCCTTCCCCGGCAGGGCCCAGCACCCGGCGGCCTTTCATGAGGGCGGCCTGCCGCTGCCGCATTACACCGTCCACTTCTCCCCGGACGAGTACGGCGCCTATCATCAAAACTGGGCCGTAGTGCAGGACGGGCGGGGAATCGTCTACGTGGGAAACAACGACGGTGTGCTGGAATACGACGGGGTGCGGTGGAGACTCATCCGGACGGGCTCCGTCGTTCGCTCGCTGGCTGTCGGTGTCGACGGAAGGATTTACGCGGGCTTGAAGGGCGACTTCGGCTACCTCGCGCCGGATTCGCTGGGGGTGCCCGGGTTCGTCTCGCTGTTGCCCGAGGTGGATCCGGCCGCCCGGGACTTCAAGGACGTCTGGGGCACGCACGCCACGCCCGACGGCATTTATTTCCAGACGAACGCTTATCTCTTCCGCTGGGACGGCGTGCAGCTGCGGCGCTGGTCCACCAGCACGTCTTTTCATACCTCCTTCTCGGTGCGGGGCCGGCTCTTCGTGCGGGAGGCGGGCGTCGGCCTCGAAGAGGTGGCCGGCGATGCCCTGCGGCCGGTTCCGGACGGGGAGCGCTTCAAGGAGGTCCGGGTCTATGCGATGCTGCCCTACGAGGCGGACCGCATCCTCGTCGCCACACGGGAGGCGGGGCTTTTTCTGTACGACGGGCAGGCCTTCCGGCCTTTTGCGACCGAGGCCGATCCGTTTTTGGAGAAGTATTCGGTTTATCACGGGGCGGCCCTGCCCGGCGGCCGGTTCGCGCTGGCCACCCTGGGGGGCGGGGTGCTCGTCATCGACCGGGGGGGGCGCCTGGTGAGCGTGCTGGCGCCGCCCCACGAACTGCCCGACAACGTGGTCAACTTCGTCTATGCCGACGCCGAGGGCGGGCTCTGGGCGGCGCTGAATAACAGCGGCATCGCGCGTGTGGCCTACGCCGGCATCGTGACGCAGTACGACCGACGCCTGGGGCTGGCCGGGGCCGTCTACGACGTGCGGCGCCATCAGGGCCGGCTCTACGTGGCCACGGGCGGAATGCCCGGAGTCTATGCGCTCGAGAGCAGGCCGCTCGGCCGGCGACTCGAAGGGGAACGGTCCGCCTTCGTGCCGGTGGAAAACGTGCCGCGCGCGTGGAGCCTGCTCTCGCTGGATAGCACCTTGTTTGTTGGTAGCGGAGAAGGTATATACCAGTTGCGGAATGGGGAAGGGGTTCTCTTTTCGGATAGGTCTCCTGCGAATGTAATCGTCACATCCCGTCTCCATGACGGGGTCATTTACGTTGGTCGGCGGGATAGGCTCGACCTGTTGCGCCATACGGATGCCGGCTGGGTACTGACCCCGGTGCCGGGGGTGACGGACGAGGTGCGGCAGATCGTGGAGGAAGCGGACGGGACGCTGTGGATCGGTACGCGTTCCCGGGGGGTGCTGCGGCTGCGTTTCACGCAGGGACTCGGCGCGCCGCCGGTGCAGGAAAAGTTCGGGGTGGAAGGGGGGCTCGTCGAGCAGAACCTGCGGGTGGCCGAGGTGGGCGGGCGCGCCCTCTTCTTCTCGGACAAGAGCCGGGGGGTGTATCGTTTCGGTACCACGTCGCCGGCCACGGCGGGGGCGACGCCGCACCGGGGGTTCTATCCTGACCCGATCCTCTCGCCGCTGGTGGAGGCGGCCGGTGACACGCTGAAGGCCGTGGCGGAGGATGCGGACGGCAACGTGTGGCTGGCCTACACCAGCCGGATGGACGTGGCACGTCCCGCCGAAGGGGGACAATACCGGGTGGAGTCGATTCCGGCCCTGCATTTCCCCAAGGGGGACGTGGAGGTGATCTATACGGAGCCGGGGGTGCTCTGGCTGGGCAGCGGCGAGATCCTCTACCGGTACCTGCTTCTTCCCGAAGACGCCGGCTCCGAGCCGTTCAAGGTGCTGGTGCGCCGGGTCAGCGTCTCCGACACGGAGGAGCTGCTCTATGCCGGTGCCTGGGGGCCCGGCGATGCCGCCACGTCGTCCGCCCTGCACCTCGCCTTCGAAGACAACGACCTGGCCTTCGAAGTGGCGGCTCCGGTCTTCACCCGGTCGGAGGAGATCGTCTACCGCTACCGGCTGGAGGGGTACGATACCGGGTGGTCGGCCTGGACGCCGGAGGCCCGGCGCACGTACAGGAACCTCGAGGAGGGCGGCTATCGCCTGCACGTGCAGGCCCGGGACGCGCTGGGGCGGCTCAGCGCGGAGACCGTCTATCCGTTCGTCGTCCGCCCGCCCTGGTTCCGGACCTGGTGGGCCTACTCGCTCTATGCCCTGGCGGTCTTCAGCCTGCTCTTCTTCGCCTGGAAATACGTGCAGATGGTGAAGATCAAGCGGCTGGCCGAGGAGCAGGCGAAGCAACTGGCCCAGGAAGCCGAGGTGCGCAGAAAGCTGGAGGAGGCCAATGCGCAACTCCAGGTCGCCAACGAACGTCTCCGGCAGGCCAACAAGCTGAAGGACGAGTTTCTGGCCACGACCTCGCACGAGCTGCGCACGCCGCTGACGGCCATCCTGGGCTTTACGGAAGTGCTCAAGTACGAACTGCCCGAAGACGCGCCGTACCGGGAGTTTCTGGGGATCATCGAGGAGAGCGGCAACCGGCTGATGCAGACGCTCACGTCGCTGCTCGAGATCGCCAAGCTCAGGGCCGGGGTGATGGAGGTGCAGCGCCATCCCGTCGACCTGGCGCGGCATGCCGCCGAAGTGGTGCGCATGTTCTCGGAGGCGGCCCGCAAGAAGGGGCTGGAGCTGGCCCTGGTTCCGCCGCCGGAGCCGGTCTATGCCCTGCTCGACGAGGCGGCCTTCGAGCGGGTGCTGAGCAACCTGGTTTCCAACGCCGTCAAGTTCACCGAAAAAGGGAGCGTGACGGTGGCCTTCTCACGCGATGCCGAATGGGTGCACGTGCACGTGCAGGATACCGGCATCGGCATCTCGGAGGCTTTCCTGCCCCATCTTTTCGAGGAGTTCCGGCAGGAGTCGGACGGGCTCTCGCGCTCGCACGAGGGCACCGGTCTCGGCCTGGCCATCACGGCGAAGCTCGTCGAGTTGATGGACGGCAAGATCTCGGTGCAGAGCAAGAAGGGGGAGGGGAGCTGTTTCACCGTTTCGTTTCGGGCCTGTGCTTCTCTCACGCCGGAGCGGGTGCCCGCCCGGGGGGCCGTGGCCGGGGGGCGGTCGGTGGGCTCGACCCCGGTGTGA
- a CDS encoding flavodoxin-dependent (E)-4-hydroxy-3-methylbut-2-enyl-diphosphate synthase — protein sequence MGCAVNGPGEAAGADLGVSLGRGRAHLFKRGKIVRTVPEDQIVEAVLEAIETWEEEEPAPETPA from the coding sequence ATGGGGTGTGCGGTCAACGGGCCGGGCGAGGCCGCCGGCGCGGACCTGGGCGTCTCGCTCGGGCGCGGGCGGGCCCACCTGTTCAAGCGCGGCAAGATCGTCCGCACCGTGCCGGAGGACCAGATCGTCGAGGCGGTGCTGGAGGCCATCGAGACGTGGGAGGAGGAAGAACCGGCTCCCGAAACCCCTGCGTGA
- a CDS encoding type II toxin-antitoxin system VapC family toxin produces MPVILADTGPIVAYLREKDAFFGWAYEQFSTLPLPFLTCEAVLTEAAYVLYRSGGYPEAVMELVSAGALRVGFHMEKEADALKNLLQRYRDIPMDLADACMVRMSELYPDSALLTVDSDFLIYRKHERDVIPLITPR; encoded by the coding sequence ATGCCGGTAATTCTTGCAGATACGGGGCCGATTGTCGCGTATCTTCGTGAGAAGGACGCGTTTTTCGGGTGGGCCTATGAGCAGTTCAGTACCCTTCCCCTCCCCTTTTTGACGTGCGAAGCCGTTTTGACGGAAGCCGCGTATGTCCTGTATCGTAGCGGCGGCTATCCGGAGGCTGTGATGGAACTGGTGTCGGCAGGCGCACTGCGCGTCGGATTCCACATGGAAAAGGAAGCCGATGCGCTCAAGAACCTCTTGCAGCGTTACCGGGACATACCGATGGACCTGGCCGATGCATGCATGGTACGGATGAGCGAGTTGTACCCGGACAGCGCACTGCTGACCGTGGATTCCGATTTTCTCATTTACCGCAAGCATGAACGGGACGTGATTCCCCTGATCACGCCGAGATAG
- the ispG gene encoding flavodoxin-dependent (E)-4-hydroxy-3-methylbut-2-enyl-diphosphate synthase yields MERPRRKSRPVQVGNVQIGGGAPISVQSMTTSKTHDVEASLAEIRRLAEAGADIVRVAVPRPEDADALRDIVQGSPVPIVADIHFNYQYALKAIEAGVAKVRINPGNIGKEEWEREVLLAAKEAGIPIRIGVNSGSLERDLLDKYGYPQPEALFESAMRHVEICRKHGFEDLVISVKHSDVFFMIQAYRLLAERTDYPLHLGVTESGSFSTGSIKSAIGIGALLADGIGDTIRVSLATDSVKEVEVGHQILKALRLGRPGVNIIACPTCGRLTGDLFSIVNEVEEAVKKRRFTKDLNVALMGCAVNGPGEAAGADLGVSLGRGRAHLFKRGKIVRTVPEDQIVEAVLEAIETWEEEEPAPETPA; encoded by the coding sequence ATGGAACGACCTCGCCGGAAATCCCGTCCCGTGCAGGTGGGGAACGTGCAGATCGGCGGCGGTGCGCCGATCTCGGTGCAGTCGATGACCACGTCGAAGACGCACGACGTGGAGGCCAGCCTGGCCGAGATCCGACGCCTGGCCGAGGCCGGCGCCGACATCGTGCGCGTGGCCGTGCCGCGCCCCGAGGATGCCGACGCCCTGCGGGACATCGTGCAGGGCAGCCCCGTGCCCATCGTGGCGGACATCCATTTCAACTACCAGTACGCCCTCAAGGCCATCGAGGCGGGGGTGGCCAAGGTGCGCATCAACCCGGGCAACATCGGCAAGGAGGAATGGGAGCGCGAGGTGCTGCTGGCGGCCAAAGAGGCCGGCATCCCCATCCGCATCGGCGTCAACTCCGGCTCGCTCGAGCGCGACCTCCTCGACAAGTACGGCTACCCGCAGCCCGAGGCCCTCTTCGAGAGCGCCATGCGGCACGTCGAGATCTGCCGGAAGCACGGCTTCGAGGACCTCGTCATCTCGGTCAAGCACTCGGACGTGTTCTTCATGATCCAGGCCTACCGGCTGCTGGCCGAGCGCACCGACTACCCGCTGCACCTGGGCGTGACGGAGTCCGGCTCCTTCAGCACGGGCTCGATCAAGAGCGCCATCGGCATCGGCGCCCTGCTGGCCGACGGCATCGGCGATACGATCCGGGTCTCGCTGGCGACGGACTCGGTCAAGGAGGTGGAGGTGGGGCACCAGATCCTGAAGGCGCTGCGCCTGGGGCGGCCCGGCGTGAACATCATCGCCTGCCCCACGTGCGGCCGCCTCACGGGCGACCTGTTCTCCATCGTCAATGAGGTGGAGGAGGCCGTCAAGAAGCGGCGGTTCACGAAGGACCTGAACGTGGCGCTGATGGGGTGTGCGGTCAACGGGCCGGGCGAGGCCGCCGGCGCGGACCTGGGCGTCTCGCTCGGGCGCGGGCGGGCCCACCTGTTCAAGCGCGGCAAGATCGTCCGCACCGTGCCGGAGGACCAGATCGTCGAGGCGGTGCTGGAGGCCATCGAGACGTGGGAGGAGGAAGAACCGGCTCCCGAAACCCCTGCGTGA